The following proteins are co-located in the Polystyrenella longa genome:
- a CDS encoding DoxX family protein, whose product MNKLFTKLMQTSGGFSVLLIRAMVGLVFLSEGIQKFLYPVTRGAGRFEEISLPMPDFLGYFVGSFEIACGLLIVIGLFVRLAVIPTIIIMLVAISTTKIPMLAEDGFWAMAHAARTDFCMLLGSIFLFLVGAGTLSCDRVLFWKRSREK is encoded by the coding sequence ATGAATAAACTGTTTACGAAACTGATGCAAACCAGCGGTGGTTTTTCAGTCTTGCTTATTCGAGCAATGGTCGGACTTGTCTTTCTCTCGGAAGGGATCCAGAAGTTTCTTTATCCGGTTACGAGGGGGGCGGGCCGATTCGAAGAAATCAGTCTCCCTATGCCCGACTTTCTCGGTTACTTCGTCGGCAGTTTTGAAATTGCCTGCGGATTACTGATCGTCATCGGTCTCTTTGTTCGTCTGGCTGTTATTCCGACGATCATCATCATGCTCGTCGCGATCTCCACCACAAAGATCCCCATGCTGGCGGAAGACGGATTCTGGGCAATGGCCCACGCCGCTCGCACCGACTTCTGTATGCTGCTCGGTTCGATCTTCCTCTTTCTCGTGGGTGCAGGCACCCTCTCCTGCGACCGGGTTCTGTTCTGGAAACGCTCCCGCGAAAAGTAA
- a CDS encoding ThiF family adenylyltransferase: MLPSDRYQKQLLFADWDAAAQQKLQDSTVLLCGCGALGTVIAETLVRAGVGTLRIVDRDFVELSNLQRQVLFDEADIESQFPKAIAATEKLRKINSSVTIEPHVADIDHTNIAQFAEGVDLILDGTDNFEIRFLINDYSLESNIPWIYGGVIGSHGQTMTIFPHETACLRCLIERVPEPGSVETCDTAGVLGPAVNVVSSLECVAAMKVLSGKRDAIEPVLTIVDVWDLSLRKMNMKTLRERGDCPACHKGERLWLDGREGSQTVILCGRNAVQVSPPAGFKMNLDELNRKLQNSATVTQNRFLLKAKLNESEHELTLFPDGRAIIKGTDDISEARTLYARYIGS; the protein is encoded by the coding sequence ATGCTTCCTTCGGACCGCTATCAGAAACAACTGCTTTTCGCCGACTGGGACGCCGCTGCACAACAGAAGCTACAGGACTCGACTGTCCTGCTCTGTGGATGTGGAGCACTCGGAACTGTTATCGCCGAGACACTCGTCCGCGCCGGTGTCGGGACATTACGCATCGTCGACCGAGACTTTGTGGAACTGAGCAACCTGCAGCGGCAGGTCCTCTTCGATGAAGCGGACATCGAGTCCCAATTTCCCAAAGCGATCGCTGCTACGGAGAAATTGCGCAAGATCAATTCCTCCGTGACCATCGAACCGCACGTCGCCGATATCGATCACACCAACATCGCTCAGTTTGCAGAAGGGGTCGACCTGATTCTGGACGGAACGGATAATTTCGAAATCAGGTTCCTCATAAACGACTACTCGTTGGAATCAAACATTCCGTGGATCTATGGCGGTGTCATCGGATCACACGGTCAGACGATGACGATCTTCCCGCACGAGACTGCCTGTCTGCGCTGCCTGATAGAGAGAGTCCCCGAACCTGGCTCGGTTGAGACGTGCGACACGGCGGGCGTTCTTGGACCGGCAGTGAACGTGGTCTCTTCTCTGGAATGCGTTGCGGCGATGAAAGTTCTCAGCGGCAAACGGGACGCCATTGAACCGGTTCTCACCATCGTCGACGTATGGGATCTTTCCCTGCGGAAGATGAACATGAAGACGCTGCGGGAACGGGGCGACTGCCCTGCCTGCCACAAGGGGGAACGATTGTGGCTCGATGGACGCGAAGGTTCGCAAACCGTCATTCTCTGCGGTCGCAACGCGGTACAAGTTTCGCCCCCGGCCGGATTCAAGATGAACCTGGATGAGTTGAACCGCAAGTTACAGAACTCGGCCACGGTCACTCAGAACCGCTTTTTATTAAAAGCGAAACTGAACGAATCCGAACACGAACTCACCCTCTTCCCTGACGGTCGCGCCATCATCAAGGGGACCGACGACATCAGCGAAGCCCGAACGCTCTACGCCCGCTATATCGGCAGTTGA
- a CDS encoding ParB N-terminal domain-containing protein codes for MFAEINPQVEGKGGISFPLRRMPITELKPAPYNPRIPLEPGTPAYRRLERSLQEFSLVQPIVWNDQTGHIVSGHQRVEILKDRGETDIPVLVVSLSTEREKALNVTLNNRQVGSDWDQNALATLMTDLVDLPDFDATLTGFDERDLNDFLFTPDPNFEPEEEEAEQNHVLVTLEVPPEHWTEIQQDLNEIIRRWRVPVHVQLPS; via the coding sequence ATGTTCGCAGAAATTAATCCCCAAGTTGAGGGGAAGGGGGGAATATCGTTTCCCTTACGCAGGATGCCGATCACGGAACTCAAGCCGGCTCCATACAATCCTCGCATTCCGTTGGAACCAGGGACTCCCGCTTATCGTCGGTTGGAACGTTCGCTCCAGGAATTCAGCCTGGTGCAACCCATTGTCTGGAATGATCAAACGGGGCATATCGTCTCCGGCCATCAACGGGTGGAAATATTGAAGGACCGGGGAGAGACCGACATCCCCGTACTAGTGGTTTCGCTGTCCACGGAACGGGAGAAGGCTCTCAATGTGACATTGAACAACCGGCAAGTCGGAAGCGATTGGGATCAAAATGCGTTAGCCACATTGATGACGGACCTCGTCGATCTTCCTGATTTTGACGCGACTCTTACCGGTTTTGATGAGAGGGACCTGAACGACTTCCTGTTTACTCCCGATCCCAACTTTGAACCCGAAGAAGAGGAGGCGGAGCAAAATCATGTTTTAGTGACATTGGAAGTGCCGCCCGAACACTGGACGGAAATCCAACAGGACCTGAACGAAATAATCAGACGCTGGCGAGTACCTGTGCACGTGCAATTACCCAGCTAA
- a CDS encoding ATP-binding cassette domain-containing protein has translation MKVSVIHQFQPKSPSINTSMVMDHFGIDLQREAQEIIPEMELPIESGQVVCFTGPSGSGKSSLLQNVATQLEGVLDVERLTWEEKPLVDLFKLPVEDSLSLLAACGLGEARLALRSPGELSDGQRFRFRLALGFAAGPKWILCDEFTATLDRKLAHLVAGNMRRLAERFGVGLLLATTHEDIVESLQSDVHVQCLGEGVVEVNTDDGKKKETTSSVGSGSAKETLPTGRTSLGGIIEVIA, from the coding sequence ATGAAAGTTTCTGTCATTCATCAATTTCAACCGAAGTCACCTTCCATTAACACATCGATGGTGATGGACCACTTTGGGATCGATCTTCAGCGCGAGGCACAGGAGATCATTCCCGAGATGGAGTTACCGATCGAGTCTGGTCAGGTTGTCTGTTTTACGGGCCCATCAGGATCGGGAAAGTCGAGTTTATTACAGAACGTGGCCACACAACTGGAGGGGGTTCTGGATGTTGAACGGCTTACGTGGGAAGAGAAGCCGCTGGTCGATTTATTTAAATTGCCAGTAGAAGACTCTCTTTCTCTGTTGGCTGCCTGCGGGTTGGGGGAAGCCCGTTTGGCGTTGAGGTCACCGGGGGAACTGAGCGATGGACAACGGTTTCGCTTCCGCTTGGCTCTTGGGTTTGCAGCAGGACCAAAGTGGATTCTCTGCGATGAATTCACGGCGACGCTCGACCGGAAACTGGCGCATTTGGTGGCCGGCAATATGCGACGACTGGCCGAGCGATTCGGGGTGGGTTTGTTGCTGGCCACGACACACGAAGACATTGTCGAAAGTCTGCAATCCGATGTGCATGTGCAATGTCTGGGAGAGGGTGTTGTGGAAGTGAATACAGACGACGGTAAAAAAAAAGAGACGACTTCTTCCGTCGGTTCTGGATCAGCGAAGGAAACTCTGCCGACTGGCCGTACTTCGCTCGGTGGAATTATCGAAGTCATCGCCTAG
- a CDS encoding GNAT family N-acetyltransferase — MQQVDRQVVMLSRIVLHPDYRGLGLAHRFVRESCHTTSWPWIECLSEMGRFNSFLERAGFQRIGVCGKGRAGLQQHSALYGTRKRHGKKRTLTKSTFEKSRYARPIYYLLDNREHFEK, encoded by the coding sequence ATGCAACAGGTGGATCGACAAGTGGTGATGCTTTCCCGGATTGTATTGCATCCGGACTATCGCGGACTCGGTTTGGCGCATCGGTTTGTACGGGAATCCTGCCACACGACTTCGTGGCCGTGGATTGAATGCCTGTCAGAGATGGGGAGGTTTAATTCATTTCTGGAGCGAGCGGGATTTCAGAGGATCGGTGTTTGTGGAAAAGGTCGCGCCGGACTGCAACAACATTCAGCACTTTACGGAACAAGGAAACGGCATGGCAAAAAAAGGACGCTCACGAAAAGCACCTTCGAAAAAAGTCGCTACGCGCGCCCGATCTATTACCTCCTCGACAATCGGGAGCACTTCGAAAAGTAA
- a CDS encoding terminase large subunit domain-containing protein: protein MTNFLTWLERWRLKCQLQLRKTAHDRLLAQSPEYFRNQLRIESEGHQPLREILEPWQQDDFAALDPAWRWLAEDRKPSRQGRLIRRAYIERPRGHSKTSDMAVQIAWILQYAKQNLRGVAAAADRDQAGLILNAIRKLIQLNPQLCRDLVVRKEYVENQLTGSRLELISSDVQSSWGILPDFVVCDELCHWEKADLWYSLLSSASKRRHCLLIVLTNAGVGRDWQWEVRENARRHHRWYFASLDGPHASWIQQESLEEQRQLLPLPVYERLWLNRWQHSDGEFVTLAEAEACRLDSLVYCDRGEPQYEYIAAIDYAEKRDYTVGIVLHCEGERLIVDRMDVVVPSANEPTPVAWVEEWMHEIASSFSVQRFIIDEYQLLGTIQRLENEYPIQRFEFAGSRGNHELAMLLRQLIVGRRVRWYSGCGQISGGERQDDLETELASLLLKQLGRGRIRIDHQSRLGYHDDRAFALGAACLYAVKGTASSDWLEMTLPDERGFQL from the coding sequence ATGACGAACTTCTTAACCTGGCTCGAGCGATGGAGATTGAAGTGCCAACTGCAATTGAGAAAAACGGCTCATGATCGATTGTTGGCCCAGTCGCCCGAATATTTTCGGAACCAACTCCGAATTGAATCGGAAGGTCATCAGCCATTACGAGAAATTCTGGAACCCTGGCAGCAGGACGACTTCGCGGCACTCGATCCGGCGTGGCGATGGCTGGCGGAGGATCGAAAGCCTTCCAGACAAGGCAGGTTAATTCGACGGGCTTACATCGAACGCCCACGCGGACATAGTAAGACGTCCGACATGGCGGTGCAGATAGCATGGATCTTGCAGTATGCCAAACAGAATCTACGTGGAGTCGCGGCGGCTGCAGACCGGGATCAGGCGGGGTTGATTCTGAACGCAATCCGAAAGTTAATTCAGCTGAACCCCCAACTCTGCCGCGACCTCGTTGTGAGAAAAGAGTACGTCGAGAATCAACTGACAGGAAGTCGGCTGGAATTGATCTCGTCCGACGTTCAAAGTTCGTGGGGAATCCTGCCTGACTTTGTGGTGTGTGATGAACTGTGCCATTGGGAGAAGGCCGATTTGTGGTACTCGCTGTTGTCCTCCGCATCCAAACGGCGGCATTGTTTGCTGATCGTATTAACAAACGCAGGCGTTGGGCGGGACTGGCAGTGGGAAGTGCGGGAGAACGCTAGACGACATCACCGGTGGTACTTCGCCTCGCTTGATGGACCCCATGCGAGTTGGATTCAGCAGGAGAGCCTGGAAGAGCAACGGCAATTGCTTCCACTCCCAGTGTACGAGCGGTTATGGCTCAATAGATGGCAGCATTCGGATGGGGAATTCGTCACCTTGGCGGAAGCAGAAGCTTGCCGATTGGACTCACTCGTTTACTGTGACCGGGGCGAACCTCAGTATGAATATATCGCCGCGATCGACTATGCCGAAAAGCGGGATTACACCGTTGGCATCGTCCTGCATTGCGAAGGGGAACGATTGATTGTGGATCGGATGGATGTTGTCGTGCCTTCTGCCAATGAACCGACGCCTGTGGCGTGGGTGGAGGAATGGATGCACGAAATTGCGTCGTCGTTCTCCGTGCAGCGATTCATCATCGACGAGTATCAATTGCTGGGCACGATCCAGCGACTGGAGAACGAGTATCCTATTCAACGATTCGAGTTCGCCGGCAGTCGTGGCAATCATGAACTGGCGATGTTGCTACGGCAATTGATAGTCGGGCGACGGGTTCGGTGGTACTCCGGTTGTGGACAAATTTCGGGAGGAGAGAGACAGGATGACTTGGAGACTGAACTCGCTTCATTGTTGTTGAAGCAGTTGGGACGGGGACGCATTCGCATCGATCATCAGTCTCGTCTCGGCTATCACGACGACCGGGCCTTCGCATTGGGGGCGGCTTGTCTATACGCCGTCAAAGGGACCGCTTCGTCCGACTGGTTGGAGATGACCTTACCTGATGAAAGAGGATTTCAGTTGTAA
- a CDS encoding phage portal protein — MLSFIKDRWRIAQLKAEYQRRVQENLLELVEANHSRPVADDSGEWMQVGKSKTGATESEQAATRDQVRKMVHENPHARNILRLMEVYVVGPELQLSHQPQLREGEQEDRELTRSATTLWKDFLSENQRHFSYREYAKRTWRDGETFLRQFDTEVWPPTVRFIDPEQIGATAELPDSEGIITQRHDVETPIYYLQVDANTGELLEQIPAAEVFHTRINVDSNQKRGESLFAPILACLSSFNRWVETELLARKLQASIVLWRKVQGSASAATNLAESAQTSSTRYGGDSVRRERFAPGTILTTSAGTDLQYLSPNTNFGDAVPLGRLLLLCTAAGAGLPEFMLTSDAANANYSSTMVAEGPAVKMFQSEQNFFANEFTRIWRWVMREAISQQLLPDDFLDRYRPSWNFPQLVNRDRSRERLADTHMVDHQILSRAEVARRDGVDPHTMQTEIDQETTRQAKKAA; from the coding sequence ATGTTGAGTTTCATTAAAGACCGGTGGCGGATTGCGCAGTTGAAAGCGGAGTACCAGCGGCGAGTGCAGGAGAATCTGTTGGAGCTGGTCGAAGCGAATCATTCTCGACCAGTGGCTGACGATTCGGGGGAATGGATGCAGGTGGGTAAATCGAAAACAGGAGCAACTGAATCGGAGCAGGCGGCGACCCGGGATCAGGTGCGGAAGATGGTTCACGAGAATCCTCACGCGCGGAACATTCTAAGATTGATGGAAGTTTATGTGGTTGGACCAGAATTGCAGTTGAGTCATCAACCGCAGTTACGGGAGGGAGAGCAGGAAGACCGGGAACTGACGCGCTCGGCGACCACCCTTTGGAAGGACTTTCTGTCCGAGAACCAACGACATTTCAGTTACCGGGAATATGCGAAGCGGACATGGCGCGATGGAGAAACCTTTCTTCGTCAGTTTGATACCGAGGTCTGGCCACCGACAGTACGGTTTATTGATCCGGAACAGATTGGGGCGACAGCGGAGTTACCAGACAGCGAGGGAATCATTACTCAGCGACACGATGTCGAGACGCCGATTTATTATTTGCAAGTCGATGCGAACACGGGTGAACTGCTGGAACAGATTCCGGCGGCGGAAGTTTTTCATACAAGAATCAATGTAGATTCCAACCAGAAGCGAGGGGAGAGCCTGTTCGCTCCGATACTCGCCTGCCTGTCGTCTTTTAACAGATGGGTCGAGACCGAACTGCTCGCGCGAAAGTTACAGGCCTCCATTGTGTTGTGGCGAAAGGTGCAGGGGTCCGCCTCGGCAGCGACGAACCTGGCGGAGAGCGCCCAGACATCTTCGACGCGATACGGAGGAGACAGTGTGCGGCGGGAACGCTTTGCTCCGGGAACGATTCTAACGACTTCTGCTGGAACGGACTTGCAGTACCTCTCGCCGAATACAAACTTCGGTGACGCCGTTCCGCTGGGACGATTACTGCTGTTGTGTACGGCGGCCGGAGCGGGGCTGCCTGAGTTTATGCTGACGTCGGACGCAGCGAATGCCAACTATTCATCAACGATGGTGGCCGAAGGACCGGCTGTGAAAATGTTCCAGTCGGAGCAGAACTTCTTTGCCAATGAGTTCACCAGGATCTGGCGCTGGGTTATGCGAGAAGCGATATCACAACAGTTACTGCCCGACGACTTTCTCGATCGGTATCGCCCCAGTTGGAACTTTCCCCAACTCGTCAATCGGGATCGATCGCGCGAACGGTTGGCAGATACCCATATGGTCGATCATCAAATTCTCAGCCGGGCCGAAGTCGCCCGGAGAGATGGAGTTGATCCCCATACGATGCAAACGGAAATCGATCAGGAAACTACCCGGCAGGCGAAAAAGGCAGCTTAA
- a CDS encoding thioredoxin family protein: MVKTASTMMPLGQAAPDFSLPNVDGNTVSLSDFKGKKGLVVIFMCNHCPFVIHLASAIAEFGKEYQEKGLGVVGISSNDVGTHPDDSPELMIKEAAERGYSFPYLYDETQDVAKTYRAACTPDFFLFDSDLKLVYRGQFDSSRPGNDLPVTGQDLRGACDSLLDGRPVDSIQKPSIGCNIKWKSDSVPDYFTGQPAE; this comes from the coding sequence ATGGTTAAAACTGCTTCCACCATGATGCCGCTTGGTCAGGCTGCGCCTGATTTTTCACTACCGAATGTTGATGGCAACACGGTTTCGCTCAGTGATTTCAAAGGTAAAAAAGGGCTGGTTGTCATCTTCATGTGTAATCACTGCCCCTTCGTGATTCATCTGGCATCCGCGATTGCAGAGTTTGGCAAAGAGTACCAGGAGAAAGGATTGGGAGTCGTCGGGATCAGCTCGAACGATGTCGGGACTCATCCGGATGACAGTCCCGAACTGATGATCAAAGAAGCGGCGGAGCGGGGGTACAGCTTCCCCTATCTGTACGATGAAACTCAGGACGTTGCCAAAACCTATCGGGCTGCCTGCACCCCCGACTTCTTTCTGTTTGACAGTGACTTGAAACTGGTCTACCGCGGTCAGTTCGATTCCAGCCGACCCGGGAATGATCTGCCTGTGACAGGACAGGATTTACGCGGAGCTTGTGACAGCCTACTGGATGGACGTCCGGTTGATTCGATTCAGAAACCGAGCATCGGTTGTAACATCAAATGGAAATCGGACAGTGTGCCCGACTACTTCACGGGGCAACCTGCGGAATAG
- the pckA gene encoding phosphoenolpyruvate carboxykinase (ATP) gives MESFDLSAYGISVNRVLRNPAPSALYEEAIRHEPGTSISDTGALLAYSGEKTGRSPKDKRVVKNSESEENIWWGDVNYPLDLDSFHTNYERAIDYLNLCPTLYVIDAFAGWDPDCRIKVRVICSRPYHALFMHNMLIRPTDAELETFGEPEYVIFNAGTFPANRYTTGMTSKTSVDLCIEEGKIVILGTEYAGEMKKGVFTVMNYLMPARDILSMHCSATADRDTGRSSVLFGLSGTGKTTLSADPKRYLIGDDEHCWSDNGIFNIEGGCYAKAIYLSLEREPEIFQALRFGAVLENVVYDEAHHHVDFDDTTITQNTRGAYPIEFMPSAKIPCIAEHPSDVIFLTCDAFGVLPPVSKLTPEQAMYHFISGYTAKVAGTEVGVTEPQTTFSPCFGGPFLVWHPGKYADLLASKIQKHNANVWLVNTGWNGGPPGVGERISLPHTRAIIDGIHSGALANAKTQKDPVFGFEIVTECPNVPSEMLIPRNTWKDPAAYDKTAAKLATSFNKNFEKYADGVSKAVLDAAPKV, from the coding sequence ATGGAGAGTTTTGACCTTTCAGCCTACGGAATTTCCGTCAATCGGGTGCTGCGAAACCCGGCCCCTTCCGCGCTGTATGAAGAGGCCATTCGTCATGAACCGGGGACGTCGATCTCCGATACCGGCGCGCTGCTGGCTTATTCAGGAGAGAAAACAGGACGGTCTCCCAAAGATAAACGGGTCGTCAAGAATTCGGAATCGGAAGAGAATATCTGGTGGGGTGATGTGAATTATCCTCTCGATCTCGATTCGTTCCATACGAACTATGAACGGGCGATCGACTATCTAAATCTCTGTCCGACGTTATACGTGATCGATGCTTTTGCTGGTTGGGATCCAGATTGCCGGATTAAAGTTCGGGTGATTTGCTCGCGTCCTTACCATGCACTCTTCATGCACAATATGTTGATCCGCCCGACCGATGCCGAATTGGAAACCTTCGGTGAACCAGAATATGTGATCTTCAACGCCGGTACCTTCCCCGCTAACAGATACACCACGGGAATGACGTCCAAAACTTCGGTCGATCTTTGTATCGAAGAAGGCAAGATCGTCATTCTGGGAACAGAGTACGCTGGCGAGATGAAGAAGGGGGTCTTCACTGTCATGAACTACCTCATGCCGGCACGAGACATTCTGTCGATGCACTGCTCGGCGACGGCGGATCGTGATACAGGTCGCTCTTCCGTTCTGTTCGGATTATCGGGAACCGGGAAAACGACACTCTCGGCCGATCCCAAACGGTACCTCATTGGTGACGACGAACATTGCTGGTCCGATAACGGTATCTTCAATATTGAAGGGGGCTGTTACGCGAAGGCGATTTATCTGTCGCTGGAACGGGAACCGGAAATCTTTCAGGCTCTTCGTTTTGGGGCAGTGCTCGAAAATGTTGTTTATGATGAAGCCCATCATCATGTCGATTTCGACGACACGACCATCACGCAGAATACGCGCGGAGCTTACCCGATCGAGTTTATGCCGAGTGCAAAAATTCCATGTATTGCCGAACATCCTTCCGATGTCATCTTCCTGACCTGTGATGCTTTCGGTGTATTGCCTCCTGTTTCCAAGCTGACGCCCGAGCAGGCGATGTACCACTTCATCAGCGGATACACGGCGAAGGTGGCCGGAACTGAGGTCGGTGTAACGGAACCACAAACAACGTTCTCTCCCTGTTTTGGTGGGCCATTCCTGGTCTGGCATCCGGGGAAATACGCTGACCTGCTCGCCAGTAAAATCCAGAAACATAACGCGAACGTCTGGCTCGTGAATACGGGCTGGAACGGTGGCCCTCCTGGAGTGGGTGAGCGAATCAGCCTTCCGCACACTCGAGCGATTATCGATGGCATTCATTCGGGCGCTTTGGCCAACGCGAAGACTCAGAAAGACCCGGTCTTCGGTTTCGAGATTGTCACCGAATGTCCCAACGTGCCGAGTGAAATGCTCATTCCGCGAAACACCTGGAAAGACCCCGCCGCTTACGACAAGACCGCCGCTAAACTGGCCACGTCATTCAATAAGAACTTCGAGAAATATGCCGACGGCGTCTCGAAAGCAGTACTGGACGCCGCACCAAAAGTTTAA